One segment of Panthera uncia isolate 11264 chromosome A3 unlocalized genomic scaffold, Puncia_PCG_1.0 HiC_scaffold_12, whole genome shotgun sequence DNA contains the following:
- the CEBPZOS gene encoding protein CEBPZOS isoform X2 has translation MARTMEPLAKKIFKGVLVVELVGVFGAYFLFNKMNTSQDFRQTMSKKFPFILEVYYKSIEQSGMYGVREQDQEKWLNSKN, from the exons ATGGCCCGCACTATGGAACCACTGGCAAAGAAGATCTTTAAAGGAGTTTTAGTAGTTGAACTTGTGGGCGTTTTTGGAGcgtattttttgtttaataagaTGAACACAAGCCAAG ATTTCAGGCAAACAATGAGCAAAAAATTCCCCTTCATCTTGGAAG tttattacAAATCTATTGAACAGTCTGGAATGTATGGAGTCAGAGAGCAAGATCAAGAAAAATGGCTGAATAGCAAAAATTAA
- the CEBPZOS gene encoding protein CEBPZOS isoform X1, whose translation MNYFYGSGIKFVCVHSGLHVVIVKLRMARTMEPLAKKIFKGVLVVELVGVFGAYFLFNKMNTSQDFRQTMSKKFPFILEVYYKSIEQSGMYGVREQDQEKWLNSKN comes from the exons atgaattatttttatggaaGTGGTATTAAGTTTGTATGTGTTCACTCAGGTTTACATGTTGTTATTGTTAAACTTAGGATGGCCCGCACTATGGAACCACTGGCAAAGAAGATCTTTAAAGGAGTTTTAGTAGTTGAACTTGTGGGCGTTTTTGGAGcgtattttttgtttaataagaTGAACACAAGCCAAG ATTTCAGGCAAACAATGAGCAAAAAATTCCCCTTCATCTTGGAAG tttattacAAATCTATTGAACAGTCTGGAATGTATGGAGTCAGAGAGCAAGATCAAGAAAAATGGCTGAATAGCAAAAATTAA